The Vulcanimicrobium alpinum sequence GTGGAACGCGTAGCTGTGCAGATAGCCGGAGATCTTCCCCGAGCAGCCGATCCCGGAGACGAACGCGACCTCGTGCGGTTGTTTTCCGAGCTCGGCGAGCGCGGATTTGAGCGCCGAGAGGACGCCGTAGTCGCCGCAGCCCGGGCACCACCACGACGGCGTCGCGGTCGCAAAGTCTTTCGCGGTCAGCATCGCCATCGTCAGCGCACCTCCACCGATTCGCCGACCGCTGCGATCCCGCGGATCGGCGCGATGATTTCGATCGGATGGAACGGCCGCCCGTCGTATTTGCGCAGCCCGCGCAGCGCGTCGATCGGGCCGGTGACGGCGCGAATCAGCCGCTCGAGCTGTCCCGTGAAGTTGTTCTCGACGACGAAGACGTGGTGCGCCCCGTGCACGAACACGCGGACGTCGTCTTCGGGGAACGGCCAAAGCGTGCGCAATTGCAGGAAGCGCACCGGGATCTTCTCGGCCGCGAGCCGGTCGACGGCTTCGCGGATCGGCCCCGTGTTCGCGCCGTAGCCGACGATCGCGATGTCGGCGTCGGCGACACCGTGCAGGATCGCGCGCGGCAGTTCGTCGCGCATCGCTTCGAGCTTGCCCATCCGCTTTTCCATCATGCGCGCTCGGTTGGCGGCGTTTTCGGTGATCACGCCGGCATCGTTGTGCTCGGAGCCGGCGGCGAGATGCATCCCGCCGTAAACGCCGGGGATCGCGCGCGGCGAGACGCCGTCGGCGGTGAACGCGAAGCGCTTGTACTCGCCGAACGTCAACTCGCCGTCGGCGATCAGTTCGCCTCGATCGATCTCGACCGCGTCGAGATCGAACGGCGCCAGCGTCGCCTTGCTCTGACACAGCGCCTGCTCGGTGAGCACGAACACCGGCAACTGCCAGCGGTCTGCGAGGTTGAACGCAGCGGTCGTCAGCGTGAACGACTCCTCGATGGTCCCCGGCGCGAGGATCACGCGCGGGATCTCGCCGTGGCCGGAGTAGATCAGATGATTGAGATTGCTCTGTTCGGTCTTCGTCGGCATCCCCGTCGACGGACCGGTGCGCGCGCACTCCACCACGACGACCGGAATCTCCAGCACGCCGGCGAGCCCGATCGCCTCGGTCATCAGCGCCTGTCCGGGACCGGAGGTCGCGGTCATCGCGCGCACACCGGTGAACGCCGCGCCGAGCGTCATCGTGATCGCCGCGAGTTCGTCTTCGGCCTGCACGACGACGCCGCCGAATTTCGGCAGTTGTTTCGACATCCACTCGAGGATGTCGGTGGCCGGGGTGATCGGATAGCCCGCCATGAACCGGCATCCGGCGACGAGCGCGCCGTACGCGATCGCGTCGTTGCCCATCATGATGAGGCGATCGCCGTCGGGTTTGGCACGCAGTGCGTAGCCGCTGGGCACGCCGGCGTAGTGTTCGCGCACGTACGCTTCGCCCGCCGCGATCGCCCGCAGGTTGAGGTCGACGACCTTCTCGCCTTTGCGCTGGTACACGGCGGTGACGTCGGCGCGCACGATCCCCGCATCCATCCCGACGAGCGCGGCGAGGACGCCCAGCGAGATCGTGTTGCGCACGAGTTCGAGGCCGAGTTCTTCTTTCGCGATCTTCGCCAGCGGGATGTCGTACCACGTGACGTCGCTGCGGCGCAGCGCGCCGTCGACCGTCTCGGACGTATTGTCGAAGACGACGAAACCGCCGGGCCGCATCTCGTCGATGTGCGCCTGCACCGCTTCGAGATCGAACGCGACGAGCGAGTCGACGGCATCGGCCATCCCGTAATTGCGCTGCTCGCTCGCGCGGATCACATAGTTCGTGTGTCCCCCGCGGATGCGCGACGGGAAATCTTTGTACGTATAGACCTCGAGCCCCATGCGCTTGAACACGCCCGCGATCAGATCGCCCGTCGTCAGCGAGCCGTCACCGGCCTGACCGCCGAACATCATTTCGAGGCTGTTGAGGATCACTGCGCGACCTCGCGATCCGGCGCCGCAACGGCGCCTCATTGACAAGGAGCATTGGACGGCGCGCGCGATACGACCCTTCTCGCAACGATGCGACAAAAGTCGCATCGCATGAGTGCGTCGCGCTACGGGCGGGCGACCGCGGTCCAACGGCGGTAGAAGCGCCGCACCTTGCCCCACGCGCGCCGCCAGGCGCCGCGGGCGCGCGCGGCGGCTTGTCCCTCGAGCACGCTCGCGGCGCCGGCGGCGAACGACGCCTCGGCTCGCTGCGCCTCGGTGCGCACCAGCCGCTGCGCGATCGTCGCGTCGTGCTGTTCGCCCAGGACCGTCTGCAATCGCTCCGCGCGTTTCCCGAACCGGCGCGCACGTTTGCCGGCGACCGGCGCGAACGCTTCGGCGGCGTATCGGACGCGCTTCGCCTTGATGCGGATGCGATGCAGTTCGCGATCCTTCGGCGGCCGCGTCCGCTTTCGCACCGCGCGGCGCAGCTCGGACCAGGCGTCACGCATCAGCGGGCGCAGCACGTCGCGTGCCGCGTCGGCGGCGCACGGATTGAATTGCGGCCGCTTTGTCGCCTCGACGAGCGTGTCGAGGAGCGCGACGTACCGCGGCTCGCGCAGCATCGCGCGGACGCGCGCGTGCGCCGTCTCTCGCGCTTGCCGGAACCCGGCGAGCAGGGCGTCTCCGCGGTAGCGATCGGCCGGAGGGAGCGCGCCGAGGTCGGCGCCGATCCGTGCGAGCATCACATCGGCGTCGCGCGCCGCGGCGAGCCCGTCGCCGAGCCACTTCAGCGCCTCGCGCAGCTCGCGAGCCCACGCCGCCTCGAACACCGGGACGAAGGTGCGCAGATCGGAACGCAGCCGCCGGACCGCGACCCGCGCCTGATGCACCGCTTCCTCATCGCCGGGCGCGAGGCGAAGCCGCGCGTCGATGCGGATCAGCCGTTCGACCGACGCGGCGATCGCCGCGAGCGCGAGCTCGCCAGCCCGGACGCGGCGTCCGGGATGCCGCGAAACGATCTCCGGTTCGCGTGCCGGCGGTCCAAGCGCGCGGACGTTCTTCGGCGTCGGATCGGCGGCGCCGGCGCCTTCCGCCTGCAGATGCGCGGTGAGATCGTCGAGCAGATCGTCCCCGGCGGTCTGCGCCAGTTCGATCTCCAATTCTCGAAACCGGCGCACGACGGTCGGACCCTCGACGACCCGCACGTCGTCCTCGACGACGTCGGCAAGTTCTTCACCGTCGCACAGGACGCGCCGGCGCGTGCGGATCGTGCGCAGCTCCGCAACCGGGCGCACTACTGCGCCGCGCAGATACGCGGTCGCCACGTCGATCGCCGCGGCAGGAACGGTCCGGCCGTCGCCGGCGAAGACGTGCTCCTCGCGGCGCAGCGCATCGCTTGGGCCGGGGACGGGGAGCTTGAGCGTCCATCCCTCGCCGCGCCGGTAGCGCAGGCTGCAACCCCAGCGCGTCAGCCGCAAGTCGGCGGTGTCGTAGTAGACGGTATGCAGCCGTTCCCACTCGACCGGCGACGCCACGTACGGTTCCCAACGCGCGTCCAGCCGCGCCAGCGAGAAGCCGTCGGGAAGTTCGAGTTTCCGTTCGCGTTCGATCGAGTCGTGCATCACGCGTGCCGCCGCCGCACGTCGGTAAGCGCGGCCGCCACGGCGCCGCGCAGGTCGCACTTCCCATCATGCCAGTGCTCGACGAACGACCGCAAGATGCGGCCGGTGAGTCCCCACACGC is a genomic window containing:
- a CDS encoding CYTH and CHAD domain-containing protein, producing the protein MHDSIERERKLELPDGFSLARLDARWEPYVASPVEWERLHTVYYDTADLRLTRWGCSLRYRRGEGWTLKLPVPGPSDALRREEHVFAGDGRTVPAAAIDVATAYLRGAVVRPVAELRTIRTRRRVLCDGEELADVVEDDVRVVEGPTVVRRFRELEIELAQTAGDDLLDDLTAHLQAEGAGAADPTPKNVRALGPPAREPEIVSRHPGRRVRAGELALAAIAASVERLIRIDARLRLAPGDEEAVHQARVAVRRLRSDLRTFVPVFEAAWARELREALKWLGDGLAAARDADVMLARIGADLGALPPADRYRGDALLAGFRQARETAHARVRAMLREPRYVALLDTLVEATKRPQFNPCAADAARDVLRPLMRDAWSELRRAVRKRTRPPKDRELHRIRIKAKRVRYAAEAFAPVAGKRARRFGKRAERLQTVLGEQHDATIAQRLVRTEAQRAEASFAAGAASVLEGQAAARARGAWRRAWGKVRRFYRRWTAVARP
- a CDS encoding 2-oxoacid:acceptor oxidoreductase subunit alpha, which gives rise to MILNSLEMMFGGQAGDGSLTTGDLIAGVFKRMGLEVYTYKDFPSRIRGGHTNYVIRASEQRNYGMADAVDSLVAFDLEAVQAHIDEMRPGGFVVFDNTSETVDGALRRSDVTWYDIPLAKIAKEELGLELVRNTISLGVLAALVGMDAGIVRADVTAVYQRKGEKVVDLNLRAIAAGEAYVREHYAGVPSGYALRAKPDGDRLIMMGNDAIAYGALVAGCRFMAGYPITPATDILEWMSKQLPKFGGVVVQAEDELAAITMTLGAAFTGVRAMTATSGPGQALMTEAIGLAGVLEIPVVVVECARTGPSTGMPTKTEQSNLNHLIYSGHGEIPRVILAPGTIEESFTLTTAAFNLADRWQLPVFVLTEQALCQSKATLAPFDLDAVEIDRGELIADGELTFGEYKRFAFTADGVSPRAIPGVYGGMHLAAGSEHNDAGVITENAANRARMMEKRMGKLEAMRDELPRAILHGVADADIAIVGYGANTGPIREAVDRLAAEKIPVRFLQLRTLWPFPEDDVRVFVHGAHHVFVVENNFTGQLERLIRAVTGPIDALRGLRKYDGRPFHPIEIIAPIRGIAAVGESVEVR